In Phalacrocorax carbo chromosome 1, bPhaCar2.1, whole genome shotgun sequence, the genomic stretch GCCTTATGTGTGTGCTGTTATGCTTTTGaccattttcaaaattattgcACAAACTGTCGGAGCTGTTGCAGAGTTaagattttgctttctgcaaacCTGAAAAATTAAGCTTTGCTTCCCTATTTTTTCTTACAGGTAGAGCAAGTGAAATTACTCGACAGGTTCAGCACGAGCAATAAGTCACTGACAGGAACTCTATACCTTACAGCAACTCATCTGCTATTCATAGATTCAAGTCAGAGAGAAACATGGGTAAGGATAATGAATGCTTGTGGCTCAAAAGCATAGGTTCTCCAGATGCATTTGTTCTTCCTGATTTAAGATTGAATTTGCTTACTGAAATGTTCATCAAAGTTACAAGTTATTCCCCACGGTCTCTTTGTTGATGGTATCATAACTAGTTAATGATTTGCAGATTGTACTCTTGCATgacactgctgcagctgaaatcaGGTAGTGCTGAAAATGTTCACTTCTCTTCAAGCTGCTGTAATTTGTTCTATGAACTTCACTTGTATTCCTGAGTGAACGTGTGgtggttttctttaaacaacTGAGTTGCGCTGCAGTTCAGAGGTAGGAGTGGAAGACTGCTGGATGGTTTAAGCATCAGGTTTAAAAATTCTGCATTAGCTTACTTTGTATTCAGATCCTGCTTAGGTTAAATGAGAGAGCAAAATGCAAAGAACCTAGGCTTTGGTGAAATATTCAAGATCCCATGCCCTTTTTTAGAGTGGTAAGCAGCTGTTTCTTTCCAAGTGTTCATCTCTGGAATAAAAGAATTCAGAAGGGACTGCAGCTTCTTGCTGACCACTACCAATGTTGTACAATCAAAGGTGACGAGTACGGTAATTTCCATTAGTTTTTCTCAGTGCCCTGGTGCACATCAAGTTCTGACTTCTGCTGTAGCCCAGCTATCTGAGTTAGGTGCCTTAAATCTGTCATCCTCCAGGATGAAATCTCACTTCCGTGGGTGcagttaatgtttttttcttgtaggtTTATTGCCCATAGGTGTATTTTTATGGATTACCTTTAATCCTTATCTGGATTTGACTAAGTGCCTCAAGGTGCTTTCAGGAAAAGTTGTTTTTCAGTGATTTGTTCTTGGATACAATGTACAGCTTCATAGAAACCAAACCAatacattttcatataaaatggGTTACTGGGGAGACCATGATTCAGAAGCATTACTTGTACCTCCCCTTGTGCTATGTTAAAAGATTTCAGTTTGGAGAAATTGACCGTATACACAGAATACTGTATTTCTGTGATAATGCAAGTACTAAGTATAATTATGAAAATGTCTCCAGGACATTTCTAAATGCATATTTGGCAGCATCGTTTTCAGATGCCTGTTTAATTCTGATCAATATTTAAGAGGAGATGATTGCTTCAGTGAGGTAACTGAAATGCTATCAAGAACATCTTGTTCAGTTCAGGTAATGGACCTGTGGCTTTCTTACCATGGTTGAACAACTGTTACTTTTCCACATATTTCCTTAAATTTTGTGTAGATTTGCCTCACAGATAAAGCTATGGAGGGCTTTTGTATATCCATTACAGTGACAGTCTTCTGTTAGAGTGGTTGAAAGGCACTTAGCTGAGAGACTTTCATGTCTACATAGTTCAATGGGTAATACAGGGGATGTTTTCTTATCTCGTGTTCATTCTATACCTGTTGAATACTGGAATTCTAAAATCTTCTTTCTGTAGCTTTTATATGTTGAGTTGCTTTCCTcgatttgctttattttgcctGAAAATTCTGAAGTATGTTCCTGTagatcctttaaaaaaatttttaaaaagcctgtttGGACCCTGCCTAATTAGATGTAAGCATATCAGTTAGCAAACTTATAAAAGAGAACTGAACAACCCAGTGGACTtctacttgattttttttatttagaatatttACTGCCCATTACAAACACTAGGTAACACCTCAAAATATGAGGGAAGAGAATAATTAAATTTTGACAGATTATGGTATCCTAACCAAAATGccagttttaaatttttcttctaaatgtatttcattttaactaAATGATTGACAGTCCATACTCAGCACTGCTTGATATGTCTTGTATCTGCTTTTGTAAATAGTATGCTGTTCTCATTTTTCATCAGCGTGCTTACGCTGTGAGTTCTTGTATGCCACAGATACTACATCATCACATTGCTGCGGTAGAAAAGCTTGCCTTGACTACTTCTGGCTGCCCCCTTGTCATCCAGTGCAAGAACTTCAGGATAGTTCACTTTGTTGTTCCTAGAGAGAGAGATTGTCATGACATCTATAACTCTTTGCTTCAGCTGTCAAGAACAGGTAAAAGACTTTGCAGTATATGCCTGGATAACAAGTTGATGGGTAGGGTGGGGGTGGAAATCCATGGCgcttatgttttttttaaaacatgcattatGTAAAGATCTCTTAAATGGATCTggtatgtaaaataattttaatgattaAGTATTAATCTGCATACAGATGTAGAAGATGTGTTATCTGGCTTTTGTAGGTCACTGATGTTCACCTACAGAATGTGAgattcctgggttttttttgcaattcTAATGTTATCCCAGAAATTGTGAATATAAATGTGCCTGGTCTTAACTGGTGTGTTCCATAGATAAAATGGTACTAATCAAATACCAACTTGTTATTGATTCCATGCGGtttcaaaaataaagctgaagctttgATACTAAAGTAGCACTACCAATTCAGCTTTACGAGAGAATTCTCTCACCTAGTATGGTCTtctacattttctgctttgtgtttaGCACAATGTGGTCATCTGTGATATGTGAACAGAGTATTaggaaaaacactttaaaagctttttggctttaaagaaaactttaaaaacgTATTGCTTTTGAAGGTCAGTAGATGTAAATTTCTGTTCTTACCTCCAAAAAGTGTTTGTTCTATTAGCTCCTGTGAAGTCTTGTAATAATTCTGCCTTTTGTCTTGTTCAATTTTGTCAGTCTTCGTTTTGTGAATTCTCCTTTGTCCTTATGGCTTTAGCGATGTCCTGGCTGAAATAGGTCAAGCACACTCAAGAAAGTTCTCTCAACCTACCTTCAACTAAATACCTATAATTGTGTCAGTTAACAGTATGATAGTTGCAGACTAAATATTTCAACAGCGTCAAGTATCTATTTAGTCTTGCTTCTGACAGTCTTAAAGCCTGAAACTTCCTCTGCAATTTGGGTAATTTCAAGACTTGTCAACTGTGTTACCTTTCTTCACTCAAGACATTCTTGGGGTCAACTCATCACATAGTCTTACTCTTTACCTTTAGCAAAATATGAAGAACTGTATGCCTTCTCCTATaatccaaaacaaaatgaatcTGAGCAAGTCAAAGGTTGGCAGCTTATTGATCTAGCAGAAGAATATAAGAGGATGGGAGTGCCAAATTCTAACTGGCAGTTGTCTGATGCAAATCGTGATTATAAGGTAAGTGTTGTAATGGAAACATGTCTTGCTCTGTATCTTTCTGCTTTATCCTCTGAATCTAGTCCTATAGAAAACAGTCTAATACTATGAAATCACTGTCTTGCAGCATAAGCAAAAATTTGCAGGTGGAGAGTAACTCCTTAATCATTATGCTATCTCACAACTTTGTAATTGAAGCTTTTTCCAAGGCCTCACTGAGAGAGTACATGTATATGGATGTGTGTGTTCTTTGGGATTGTTTCTGGAGTATACTTAGCTCTTTGAAGCCCAGCCCCAGCAATTCTGGTGCTCTGtacctttgttttctctcttaacTGAGAAGGATTCTACTTTAGCATTTGCAATGTTGACTGTGGGAAACGATGGCTGTGGTTGTGCAGCTGATTCCCAGATTAGATTTCACCTTACTTTGCagtctgaaaatacaaaaaatgaaggaaataaaatattgaaattacTTGAAACATGTTCTTAGCACTTCTATTGAAGAGTCACATTCTTGAGGTAAATGCTGGTATAGCAGTGCTTTCCAGCAGTACTTGGTTGTACAACTTGGATACCAATTTGTACTACTTTAGCCACATCTTGTCTCTTCTCAGCTATTTATGTGTATATAGAGAAACATGTTAGTGTTATCCTTTGTCTCTTATTTCACCTAACATCTCTCAAATTGGATGCAATAAAAGTAGTATAGGCTTTGTGCCTTGTACATAAAATTCTTTTTGTGTACCTGTCTTTCAGATTTGTGAAACATATCCTAGGGAACTTTATGTTCCCAGAACTGCAAGCAAGCCCATAATTGTTGGTAGCTCCAAGTtcagaagcaaaggaagatTCCCAGTGCTGTCATATTATCACAAAAATAAAGAGGTATAGTGTGTCTTCCTCTTAATGCAAATGTGCTGAAAAGTATTTCTCAGCACTTGGCAGTAGTTCAGGTAAGGAGGTAAGTACAGTGACTTGTATGAGGTTGGTATAACTCATGGTAATCTTAAATACAGCTGACACTAGTGGTGTCTAACAAGATGCTGAATTAAGCTAAGccagtttaaaagaaatcctTAAGTAATCACTTGATAATCAGTTGAATCTCTTAAAGTTTCCAGAAACTGACCTTAAGATAACTGAAGATAGCTCTGTGTCAAATGATCTGTCTTGATACATCAAGAATAATATCTGTTAGGTCAGAAAGgggatttaaaaaacccaatcaaacaaaaaactccCCAAAAGACACTGAAAGAATAGAACTGGTTTTTTAAGGAGGAATTTGCAATGTAAAATAAGAACTAGGGGCTGAGAAACAAGATTTTGCAGGGTTTGGTAGAGAGTGGTGTGAAGCAGCATCTGCCTGTCTCAGCTAGGGAGTATCTTGGGAGAGAATGATTGTCACCTTGCTGAGTTGAAGAATTTGAAGGATGAGTGTTAAGCTACTAGATGCATTTGAAGATAATTACTACTTGGAAGATGCACTTGATATCCTCTGAAATACAACGTCATTGAAAATGACGTGATGAGAACTAGACAGATAACATACCATACTTGCAGTAGTAAAAGAAACCATAATTCAATTCATACACTTTAGGAAAGCAAGTTACTCTCCTGGTATTTTTTCCAGCCTATacctttttgattttttttttaaatacctgggGAAAGTCCATTATGTAAACTGGTACCTTGCCCATGTAGATGAGCCTGAAAAAGGTGTTCTGATGCACCTTTAGGTTTAAGTTTTAGGTACTGTGTTTGAAGGACTGCAAGTGATGTGCTTAAAAAGTTGAAGACCTAAACTTTATTCAGTTTAGTGCTGTTATCTGCCAAATGAAACAATTTGTTTCAGCGTCTTTTAAATCAGGCAAAGCATTTCATCTACAGTTATTAAACTGATGgcaatttgctttttgttttccatggtAGGCTGCAATTTGCAGATGCAGTCAACCTCTCTCAGGTTTCAGTGCCAGGTGCCTGGAAGATGAACACATGTTGCAAGCCATCAGTAAAGCAAATCCTTCAAATCGCTACATGTATGTCATGGACACCAGGCCAAAGGTATGTACTTCAGGTTCTACAGACTAGCCTCTCTTTCTGAACACTAGAGTACAGGGATGTGGTGTAATTCTGAAAACTTTGGAGTTGTGTTTAACTCCATCATGggcaaaaatattctttaaatgtAAGGTTAGGCCTCTCCTATTCAGGCGTTTAGTACTTGCTTTCTTAAAGAAGTGGAACCCCTTTCAAGACTCAGATAGTATTCACTGAATATGCTAGTGAACTTTTGGGaggtgcatttaaaaatatacttaaaaCATAGTTAAGAAGTGGATAGTTGAGTGGGATCAGTCATTGTAACTCTATGAAGTTAAAATCGTGAAAAGATGAGCTGTGGTAGTGTTTCTTTTAGAATGGGAGGGACTGCTGTGTTATGTGTAAATGTCCTATGAAAACTGCTGTTGCTGTCTTAGGAAGAAGCAGGGGAAATTCTTTTGTAGAATTCTGAGGTCATACTTCATCACTAAGTTGAATTATACTGGGTTTTCAACTTACGTTGGAATGTGTGGGGTAACTTTCACTCTTTAGGCCCATCTGcatttaaatttatattaatttcacTAAAGCTCTCAACACAGGAGCTAGAAAAACAAGGATGTAAAGTGAAAATCCTACACTGTAGGATCTGCACTTATTTTGAGCACGGTTCATCAATAGGTGGGTCTGACAGACTGAAACTGAGCTAACTGGGAGTTCTTTATAGTTGTAATTTTATAGCTGCAGAAATTTATTAGCTTCTGACCCCCAAAAATGATGTCTTTAGGATACCTGGAAAGCACATGTGTGATTAAGTCTGGGTCTTTCCTTTTTAGGTTAATTGTTTTGTAGCGTATTTGCTCAGAAAtgtttggaaataaataaaggcTTGTAGGTGGGAATACAGAGGAAAGAATaggaaattaaatacattattcAGAAGTGTAAGCTCTAAATATAGACTGCCTGTTGCTTTTTATGTACCATGCCTTTCTTACACTTGGATACTTCCAAGCTGATTTGCCACCAACTGTTAATTTGCTAGAATCTGTTTATAGCAGTGCTCTTGTGTGGTTTTTCCCCCAGTGTGTTCCACTGAAATTGCATGACTTTCATTTCTTAATTTGAGATTTTTACTTCACGTactgattttcagtattttattttgctcttttaagCTTAATGCAATGGCcaacagagctgctgggaagggctATGAGAATGAAGACAACTACTCTAACATTAGGTTCCAGTTTGTTGGCATTGAAAATATTCACGTAATGAGATCCAGCTTACAAAAACTTCTGGAAGGTATGTTCTAACTGTACTATAATAGTGTGTATGAAAAcaggataaatattttttctgaaatccttAACACCTTACACAAACTATTAATATTCCTATATCTTATCCTAGCTCTATATTTAGTActagtttgctgtgctctgtggtAATGAATTATCATAAAACTTTACCTTTAAACTGTAAACCCAATGAATGGAGGTTTTTTGAAGCAAATTAACTGAGTAGCATATGTCTGGAGTAACTTGATTAGTATGTCAGTGGCTTGTACAAAAGACTTCTGTATTTTCCAAGTATAATTCATGTATACACATGTGTAGTATAACTACACAAAATAGTGCGTGtctttacatatatttttgtatatagaATAGTGATTCTTCAAGGAGCATTTAATTGTACAGACCATATGCTTATTGTGAATTCTATAGAAAACCTATGCTCTTTGGCCTGGTGAGCCACTTTCGTGCTTGTAGGTACATCTGTAGTTCTGTAGCTTTTGGCTACagagcttttttatttctgtttgggGCCCACTagcttagaatcatagaatcattaggTGGTATAAGACCTCTAAGATGATGAAGTCCAAATGTTAAGCTTGGTAGAAAGTAGGCTTTCACTGTGGTAGGGGCAGGTATTTTTGTAGATGGCAACCTCGGGTATCTTCTCTTAGAATCACACATAGCTGAAGTGATATTAGCcagcaaatatttcttattgCCAGAAGTTTGTCCTGTTTGGACAATAATATAACTGTGTGAGTTGCCACTCAAAATCATACAAGAATCAGGTTATCTGTCTCATTTCTGAACAGGTAAGTGTCTGTGTGAGAAACTTCAAGTCTACCTCTACACCTCTTGCTGCTACACTGCAAGGCATCTTTCCTTTAACTTGTTCTTCCCTGCACTCTTGATTGATGTTGTTACAGGATGAAAGTATACTAGTAAAGAATGGTAGCAATCAGTCAGAATTGTAGTATGGCAAGTCTGGAGGTACACAAGAATCTCAATGGTTTTCAGTTCATCACAGCATTCTTGTACTGCACTCACTTTATTCTCCTACGCAGAGTGGGGAAGGTGATGAAACTCTGGTTGTCTGACTACTCTGAACTCTGTATATTGTCTGGCTGCAGCTACTTCCTACTAATAGTTGTAATTTCTAAGTATTTCTGGTAAgctttttgcatttgcattgcCTTCCTTGGTAAGGCTCCCTCTTGGGGATAACCAGTGTATTTACTTTGAATGTTACTTTGTCAAAAAGACACAAAGATCTTACTCTTGTCATTCATGGCTACTGTAGTTCTACAGGGTTTAGTTCTGGATGGAGAACACTTTTTAGTACCCCTCTCTTAACTATTTGAGTGGTGGTTTGCTAAAAGATTTCTAATCAACTTAAACATAGGGCATTAGAAACAATATACAACTTTAATTCTTTCTCCATTGCAGGGTATAGGTAGCTGCAACTGCTTAAGGCTTTCtaactcttgttttctttcagtcagTGGCACGAAGGGTTTGTCTGTCAATGACTTTTTGTCTGGTTTGGAGAACTCTGGGTGGCTGCGTCACATCAAAGCTGTGTTGGATGCTGCTGTCTTCCTAGTCAAGGTAACTTGCATGCTGCCTCTTTATTTGATGGGAAGTTGACTTGCTACCAGGCAAAAATATACTTAATATTCAGTAATGTGTAAAATTCAGCATTTGACTTTTTTGAGGTAGATGCTTAGTATACACTGATACATCTGATatgctgttttaaatattacatGTTTTTTTATGATTGGACATGTCAAATATGCAAGCTAATGTTTAGGGATTTTAGAGTGCTGTTGGCTCACCTTACTCAGAGATAAAGGGATTCTTACGCTCCTTGGTTCTTATTTATGAAAGGTGTCCAGTTTGGAGGTGGATGGAGCAAACTATTATCTAGCGTACCCTGCAAAACAGAAGGAGGCATGGCTGGCTTCGTTTGGCAAGGAAATTCAGAGGAATAATTGCCTTTGCCAGGCACTTAAGAAGCCAAGGGCTTGACCCTGAGGGGGGCTGGGTGAAGAAAAACCTGCATCTTTGATTTTACTAGGTGAAATAACAAGGAGCTACTTCAGATAAAAGTCAATGATTCTCCTAAAGATGATCCTCAATAATATCTGGGCTAACAGGATTTGAATTCTTAGCTGAAGCTAATAAGGATTTCCTAATCCTTAACTTCTGTGTAGTATAACGTTGAACAAGTGGATGTCTTTAATGatgtctgtttgttttggtgttttttaatctgtttggcCTATATGCAATGCAAGGGTTTTTtataagtttatttttctgagggGTAGAAAGAGAACTGGGAGCCACTGTAGATGTTACCTTGTGCAGTGGTGGGtggaatttgttttctttgtaaggAATTTCCTATACTTCTATGGAGACAAATTCCTAGCTTTCTGATAGTATCAAATCCTTTCCTCATAATAAATTTTTCTGGCTTTAAGTAAAATGGTCTATGCTGTGAGTTTGGGATAAGCGTagcttttgtatttatttactaaATTTTGACTTCTGTCTAGAATAGAACATTCACTAAACTTGTGTTTTGCAGGCAATAGCAGTTGAGAGTGCGAGTGTATTAGTGCACTGCTCAGATGGCTGGGATAGGACTTCCCAAGTTTGTTCTCTTGGAGCTCTCTTACTAGATTCCTATTATAGAACAATCAGAGGATTCATGGTAAGCAAGCTGCTGTATTGAGTTGTTCTTGctaaataatgtaaaatgtttGTGAAAGGGAGCAGTGTAAACATACTGATGTGCTATTTTGTAGTTATAAAGTAAGATTTGCAGTATAATGATAAatcttttagaaatattttgctacTGGGAAGAACCATTTATTTAATATCtaaaaaactgaaatacaaatactgGGTTGCATTAGGCACCCTGCAGAAATGTTGAAATGATTGCCTTTTGCATCCCAAAAGGCCTCGTATCTGTGATGCATAAGGATTCCAAAGTGCTTATGGGAGACGGTGGATGTAATAAACTATGTGCTTTTATCACTTGTCCCAAAATCAACactattaaaatttaaaaatgacaaCTCCCTCAGTGACAGAGACCTGAAGATATTTAAGCAATataaatttcttcttctgtctccagagaggaagaagaattCTGGTATTGTTATTCCAGATTTAGAGCAGGAGAATCAAGTGTTCTGCAGTGGCAACACAAGGTGTTATGGGAACTTCTGAAAGATGGTACATAAATCTAGTTCCATATACTGGTTGGTTCTAGCTGCCACAAATAACGCAAGCAACAAAAATGAAGTTGAGGAAGAATTAGAAGAGGCTTCATTTCTCATGGATAGTGAGAATGTGTGTAATCTTTAGGGAAGTCACTTCTTATTCTTGGTTTTTAGTCCTTGCTGTCAATTAGATTTCTGGGAAAACCTCTGCAATGGGCAGGCAGTCCTGTGTTCCTTTTGGTGCTTGATGCTGTGACTGAAGTCATAAAACAGACTAGTGTTGATATTCCTATAGAGGGACATACTGCTATAAAATGTTACAAAGATTGTGTTGTGTGGTTTTATGTAACCTATGATAGCAGGAATGCAATGTGAAAAATTGCAAAGTACAGGAAAAATTTTAGTAAGTTGGTTGATAATCTACTTGCGAAGTCATACAATGTTAGTAGACTTAAAGCAAGCCTGGCTTAACAGCAGTTATCTGATTGTCAACTTGCTAAACATTTTTTAACTAGTTTTAGAAACGTGCTTGAATCTCTTGTGAAAGACTcccaagaaaataaaggaactACAGAGTGACAAGCAGTTGTTCCTACTGTGGTTTATTTGACTcagatttaaaatacaatatGTTGATAATCTGTGGGTTTAATACTACAGATGTACAATTGAGTAATATTTTACAtgagattttggttttttacccTCTAGGTCTTGATAGAGAAAGACTGGATCTCTTTTGGGCACAAGTTCTCTGACAGGTAATTCACTCTTCCAGTACAGTAAAATGTAGTGAACTAAATATTCTTAACATCCACAagttgtattttgtttttaaaacttctagCAGCGCTGCAGTAATTTGCAATGAGTAAGCTATTTTCAGTAGGCAGTGCATTTAGTGTATTACTATTTATTCATATACCTATTGGATAATTGATTTATATTATAGACATAAATTTTTAGTGTTACTGGTGCCTCGCTCTGAGATGTCAACGACGGCAGCTAGGTCTGCATGTATGCATAGACAGCACAAAACCAATCTAAAGCTATGGCCCAGCTATTTAGGCAATATAAAATGCTTAGTTGTGGtatctttaaaaatcagtttacaTTTACGTTTACTTTTAATGATGAAGTCACACTTACCTTTAGAAGTTCTGTATGTTGAGagttctgtttttccctttatcTGCTTATCATCATCTGTGACAATAGCCTTGCTGCTATTTACTGcttattaatttgcttttagcTGGTATGCTCCAAATGTTGACTATGGAAGTAATAGACACAAAAGAACTTAACTGTGTTAAATTGCTCTTCTGTACTGAATACAGATGTGTGATTACTtacaagtcagaaaaataagttaaatatAGATTCATTTCTATTCAAAAATTGCCCCAGTTCTCAAAGTTAGGTGCTTAATCTCCAAACCAAAGTTAGTGTCAAATTAATGTgctgtcatttaaaaacaagtgcCACTAGGACTTGATTTCTAACTTAAACTGTTCTCAATCTGTTTATGGAATCTTTCAGGTGTTGTCAGTTGGATAGTGATCCAAAAGAGATCTCACCAGTGTTCACCCAGTTTCTGGAAGGTGTGTGGAATCTGACTGAGCAGTTTCCACAAGCCTTTGAGTTCAATGAAGCTTTCCTCCTTCAGATCCATGAACATGTCCATTCATGCCAGTTTGGTAACTTCCTTGGAAACTgccaaaaagagagagaagaactGAAGTAAGCAGACATTGTAGTGTCTCTTGTTTATTCTGGCAGACTAAACTCCTGTGAATCTTCATTTTAGGCTCTGAATAAAAATAGAGTACTGGTAGTACTCAAAATGTTGAACAGCATCAGGCAACAGCAGTGCTTCTCATGCTTTTGCGCACTGAAGACAATCTTTCTAATTCTGGGAGAAAATCCCATGGTTGTTTTGATAGGGAAAGTTAAGGCTTCTTCCCCCCACTTTTCCCCCCTAAAAATAGGTAAGCTTAAGTTTGGAAGTATCACTTCATTCCCTCCCCCAATCTATTTTTAGGTAGCCTTAAAAGTCTTGCCTGCTCAAGACTAATTACTGTCACTTAGAAGTATTAATAGGATGTCTCCTAATGCTTTCAGTTGGAAAACTTCTGTAAAGTTTCAGTTCATCTTTGTCTCAAAcggtattttaaaagcatttattgcAAGTAGGCAAAACTTGCACAGCATAAGCAGTAATACTTCTAAAACTGATAGTTCTGTCCAACATTAGCATATGCCAGGAAGAGGTTGGTTTTACTAAGAGCTTTTAACTTAACATTTATAAGTATTTCTGGTAACTTTAAAAAAGCTAAGATCAATTTATTATGTTGAGTTGAACAGCTTCCATTTTTTGCTTGCAGTCAGCATCTTGATCTTGTCTTGCTTTTAGATTAAAAGAGAAGACATATTCCTTGTGGCCTTTCCTTCTGAATGAACAAAAGAAGTATCGGAATCCTCTGTATAATCCAGACTCTTGTCCAGAACTAACTCTTTTGGAGCCTGATACAGTATCATTCAATTTTAAGTAAGTTTAAATTATATACAGGATCTCTACTTGAATTTTGGCTTTATTCTGAGTAGTTAAAACTGGCTGCCTCATGCAGGTTTTGGAGAAATATGTACCATCAGTTTGATCGAAGTATGCATCCCAGGCAATCTGTGTTCAATATTATAATGAACATGAGTGAAGAAAATAGACAACTGGAGGAAGACATAAAAGAACTGGAAGCTGTAAGTATTACAAAATAAGTGTGTGTACTTGTGACTTGTTCTTCAAATTCACACTTATAGTCTGTAATACTGCTGCTAGCTTTCACATGAATGTCACTACTGTATGGCCTTGGCTTTGACTTTCACTGTGTTCTTCTATGCTGAATGCCAGACTGTGCAGCCAATGTTTTGCTCTTAGGcacaatttattttgcttactGGTGAACTGTATTATGTGAGTGCTTCTACTATCAAAGCATTACTGAAGATGGCTTAGTAGGTACTGAAGTAGGTTAAATTTATGTGAATCTTACCTTAAATAACAAGGTACCCATCATAGCTACAGCTGTGTTGCTATACCAAAgagactgaaaatgttttatttccattatagCTACTAAAATAGAAGCAGTAAGTATTGTTCTTCCTTTAACTTCATATGCAGGTGCATGCTGTTGTAAGTCACCATAATTATGGGGCATATACACAGTAATGCTTATTTGAAGACAGGGCTAAATCCAGAGATCAGATTTTTCTATAAATGACTTCTAGGTGCTACAGTGAACAGCCAGGAGAGACTGAACGGTGTATCTCACTTTAGTCTAGTATGACTTAATCGGTGGCTTTTAATTGATACTTCCTTATAGTCAGTTACAGTGCTGAAACTTGAGTAATACGTTTTTAAGAAATTCAAGTTTCCTAATTTTCAGTTCTACTTCTAGAAATGGTAACGCATTTCTAGTGGCTAGAAATGGTAACACAACTCCTGTATGTTACAttgcaggggaggagaggggaagtaAAGCTCTTCTAGGATGAAAGCCACTATTAAACTGGTCACTTAAACTGTTTCAAATCTTAATTGTggatttaaaagtttttatacAACTGAAGCAGCAAGATGAAAACTGCAAGCTGAAGAATAAGCAAGATGTAAAATGAGGTTTCAGTTCTGAATTTTCTAGAACCTTGTTCCAAGGGGGTAACCTCACCTTAAGCCCACACTTCTCACTTCAGTGATGAAGAGTTGTAGTTGTTTGAAATATTGATGTAGACTTTTTGCTGTTTCCATCTTC encodes the following:
- the MTMR6 gene encoding myotubularin-related protein 6, encoding MEHIRTTKVEQVKLLDRFSTSNKSLTGTLYLTATHLLFIDSSQRETWILHHHIAAVEKLALTTSGCPLVIQCKNFRIVHFVVPRERDCHDIYNSLLQLSRTAKYEELYAFSYNPKQNESEQVKGWQLIDLAEEYKRMGVPNSNWQLSDANRDYKICETYPRELYVPRTASKPIIVGSSKFRSKGRFPVLSYYHKNKEAAICRCSQPLSGFSARCLEDEHMLQAISKANPSNRYMYVMDTRPKLNAMANRAAGKGYENEDNYSNIRFQFVGIENIHVMRSSLQKLLEVSGTKGLSVNDFLSGLENSGWLRHIKAVLDAAVFLVKAIAVESASVLVHCSDGWDRTSQVCSLGALLLDSYYRTIRGFMVLIEKDWISFGHKFSDRCCQLDSDPKEISPVFTQFLEGVWNLTEQFPQAFEFNEAFLLQIHEHVHSCQFGNFLGNCQKEREELKLKEKTYSLWPFLLNEQKKYRNPLYNPDSCPELTLLEPDTVSFNFKFWRNMYHQFDRSMHPRQSVFNIIMNMSEENRQLEEDIKELEAKIKRKNGQSDAVLLKEHQQSAHPVPVALKTPPCFKKEQPLIPENDAVRTIEGSNTADNRYSEFVAEFSKAEPAVVSLEYGVARMTC